Proteins encoded within one genomic window of Calditrichota bacterium:
- a CDS encoding LacI family transcriptional regulator produces the protein MNITIKEVAERAGVSQSTVSLVLNHKKSVRESTRKKVLQVIEEMDFHPQRSARTLASKRTGNIGFVISDIHFTRAEPFYTRIFLGCEFEARHFDYYILLTSVGEAFSRKNLPRFLKEGNVDGVIAAGSMNDKWLYEMRKMGIPVVLIDYYPPRLKWPCVLIDNIEGGREAVRYLLELGHEKIAFIGGSAFHPSIQGRYQGYLMAMEEHGLNGQEWVVRDEIETRVEDGYNATKKLLMKKERPTALFAANDAMATGALKAIREKGLKVPDDISVIGFDNIEVTNHTDPPLTTMSVRMEEMGAKAVNMIHDIIDQKKSLQEKILVPVDLVKRSSCRAI, from the coding sequence ATGAATATTACCATTAAAGAGGTTGCTGAACGAGCCGGTGTTTCTCAATCAACCGTTTCTTTGGTGCTTAACCATAAAAAATCCGTTCGGGAGTCCACCCGCAAAAAAGTACTCCAGGTGATTGAAGAAATGGATTTCCACCCTCAGCGCTCTGCCCGTACCCTGGCTTCCAAAAGAACGGGAAACATCGGTTTTGTGATCAGCGATATCCACTTTACCCGTGCAGAACCGTTTTACACCCGAATTTTTTTGGGGTGTGAATTTGAAGCCCGTCACTTTGATTATTACATCCTATTGACCTCCGTTGGCGAGGCCTTTTCCCGAAAAAATCTTCCCCGGTTCCTGAAAGAGGGGAATGTGGATGGGGTTATTGCGGCGGGAAGCATGAATGACAAGTGGTTGTATGAGATGCGGAAAATGGGAATTCCGGTTGTTTTAATTGACTACTATCCTCCCCGACTCAAATGGCCGTGTGTTCTGATTGACAATATTGAAGGCGGTCGTGAGGCGGTCAGGTATTTGCTGGAATTGGGGCATGAAAAAATAGCCTTTATCGGGGGGTCGGCTTTTCACCCGAGTATTCAGGGCCGTTATCAGGGATACTTAATGGCCATGGAGGAGCATGGATTGAACGGCCAGGAATGGGTGGTTCGGGATGAAATCGAGACGCGGGTTGAAGATGGATACAACGCCACAAAAAAACTTCTTATGAAAAAGGAAAGGCCGACGGCACTCTTTGCAGCCAACGATGCGATGGCTACCGGCGCATTGAAAGCCATACGAGAAAAAGGGCTGAAGGTTCCCGATGACATCTCCGTCATTGGTTTTGACAACATTGAGGTAACCAATCATACGGACCCCCCTCTGACCACAATGAGTGTTAGAATGGAAGAGATGGGGGCAAAAGCCGTAAACATGATACACGATATTATTGATCAAAAAAAATCATTGCAGGAAAAAATACTGGTCCCCGTTGATCTTGTAAAACGCAGTTCTTGCAGGGCAATTTAG
- a CDS encoding acetyl-CoA synthetase, whose amino-acid sequence MKRFQFLVMFGLFFLLAPAIHAKEARLLRQPDIYKNQVAFVYAGDIWTVPLSGGEARKLTSFEGEELFPKFSPDGQWIAFSGEYSGTREIYIMPSEGGVPRQLTFYPDVGHMPPRGGWDNIPIDWTPDGKKILFRSNRTPYGRRVSRYFLVDAFKGGLEQPLQIPEGGPATLSPDGTKLAYDIKSREFRTWKRYKAGRAQDVWIYDLQKNTIERLTTYPGTDNFPMWVGHKIYFTSDRENVHSDTPRTLNIFVYDLASKQIHQVTHFKTYDCLWPSRGKGGIVFENGGFIYFLNPETEAVKKLSIEIRDDRPRALPVYKNVSKYIQSFALSPSAKRAVFAARGDIFTVPKKYGDIQNLTQTSGIREMSVDWSPDGKWISYLSDQSGDYELFLKKYHSTQPAVQMTKHTGAWITGYLWSPDSKKMILSDKKNRLMLLDIQTKKRTEIDRGVYSPISGYQWSADSRWVVYTKAFKNHMTGIWVYSLDQKRAFQLTDDTADNSNPSFDPEGNYLYFVSRRNYNWGTRHFDAKLYVGTLRENLESPFAPRNDDEMPEAQKPRKKTRKKKSKAAKKWVIDVSGFDQRVVAFPVKTGGYRGVLGIKGGVLYMRGRTLYKYDLKSRKEIEILKGVSNYVLSANGKKFLYANGKTYGIADLKPKQKSGTGRLKLSRMEMKIVPSQEWQQIYRDAWRIMKDWFYDPSMHHVNWKKMYDKYEEWIPYVASRADLDYVIGELVSELNCGHTYVFSGDMARVKRVPVGVLGCELVPAGKFYRIAVIFPGENWEESMRSPLTEPGVDVKEGSYLIGIDGHIIHTDENPYKYLENKVGVEVTLLINSEPTEKGARKVVVKPVASELSLRHLKWVQHNQALVDSLSGGRIGYIYVPNTSFEGFKSFYEGWYAQSVAKEALIIDERYNGGGSIPAPMIFDMARPILNYWARRNLPLYTTPLFVNEGPKIMLINGRSSSGGDAFPAYFRTMKLGPLMGQTTWGGLVGYSWNPRFVDGGHIAVPAFAYVNREGQWDVEYFGVKPDIPVFDDPTLIRLGREPMIEKAVRYLLDELKKHPVKHIQKPPSPDRR is encoded by the coding sequence ATGAAACGGTTTCAATTCCTTGTAATGTTTGGGTTGTTTTTTCTGTTGGCTCCGGCTATTCATGCCAAAGAAGCCAGACTTCTGCGCCAGCCGGATATTTACAAAAATCAGGTGGCTTTTGTGTATGCGGGTGATATTTGGACCGTACCCCTTTCGGGTGGGGAAGCCCGAAAGTTGACCTCGTTTGAAGGAGAAGAACTCTTTCCGAAATTTTCGCCCGACGGCCAGTGGATTGCTTTCTCCGGCGAATATTCCGGAACCCGCGAAATCTACATCATGCCCTCGGAGGGAGGGGTCCCCAGACAATTGACCTTTTATCCGGATGTGGGACACATGCCGCCCCGGGGTGGTTGGGACAATATTCCCATCGACTGGACGCCGGACGGCAAAAAGATTCTCTTCCGTTCCAACCGAACCCCCTATGGTCGGCGGGTAAGCCGCTATTTTTTGGTGGATGCGTTTAAAGGAGGATTGGAGCAGCCGCTGCAGATTCCCGAAGGCGGACCGGCAACCCTTTCGCCCGACGGAACAAAACTGGCCTACGATATTAAATCCCGGGAATTTCGCACCTGGAAGCGATACAAAGCAGGGCGGGCTCAGGATGTGTGGATTTACGATCTTCAGAAAAATACCATTGAGAGGCTCACAACCTACCCCGGCACGGACAATTTTCCCATGTGGGTGGGACACAAGATCTATTTTACATCCGACCGGGAAAATGTTCATTCGGATACACCCCGCACCCTGAATATTTTCGTGTACGATCTGGCCAGCAAGCAGATTCATCAGGTGACCCATTTCAAAACCTACGATTGTTTGTGGCCCAGCCGCGGAAAGGGCGGAATTGTTTTTGAAAACGGGGGATTCATCTATTTTCTCAATCCGGAAACCGAGGCCGTAAAGAAGTTGTCCATTGAGATCCGGGATGACCGCCCCCGCGCACTGCCGGTGTACAAAAATGTGTCCAAATATATTCAGAGCTTTGCTCTTTCTCCGTCGGCCAAACGAGCCGTGTTTGCCGCACGCGGCGACATTTTTACCGTCCCGAAAAAATATGGCGATATTCAAAACCTCACTCAGACCAGCGGCATTCGCGAGATGTCCGTGGACTGGTCGCCAGACGGAAAATGGATTTCGTATTTATCTGACCAATCGGGTGATTACGAATTATTCCTGAAAAAATATCACAGCACTCAACCTGCCGTTCAGATGACGAAACATACCGGGGCCTGGATTACCGGCTATTTGTGGTCCCCGGACAGCAAGAAGATGATCTTATCGGACAAAAAAAACCGCCTGATGCTTCTGGATATCCAGACAAAAAAACGCACGGAAATAGACCGGGGCGTTTACTCACCCATTTCCGGCTATCAATGGTCTGCTGACAGCCGCTGGGTGGTGTACACCAAGGCTTTTAAGAACCACATGACGGGAATCTGGGTGTATTCTCTGGATCAAAAACGGGCTTTTCAGCTGACGGACGATACGGCAGATAACAGCAATCCCTCGTTTGATCCGGAGGGAAACTACCTGTATTTTGTATCCCGAAGGAATTACAACTGGGGTACCCGGCATTTTGATGCCAAACTCTACGTCGGAACGCTTCGGGAAAATCTGGAATCTCCTTTTGCACCTCGAAACGATGATGAAATGCCGGAGGCTCAAAAACCGAGAAAAAAGACAAGAAAAAAGAAATCCAAGGCGGCAAAGAAATGGGTGATAGATGTTTCAGGGTTTGACCAGCGGGTGGTAGCCTTCCCGGTAAAAACGGGTGGATATCGGGGTGTCCTGGGAATTAAGGGTGGTGTTTTGTATATGAGAGGAAGAACCCTGTATAAGTACGATTTGAAGAGTCGAAAAGAGATTGAAATCCTGAAAGGGGTTTCCAATTACGTTCTTTCGGCGAATGGAAAAAAATTTCTCTACGCCAACGGGAAAACGTACGGAATTGCGGATCTGAAACCCAAACAAAAATCCGGCACGGGGCGGTTGAAGCTGTCACGAATGGAGATGAAGATTGTTCCTTCTCAGGAGTGGCAGCAAATTTACCGGGATGCCTGGCGGATTATGAAGGACTGGTTTTACGACCCGAGCATGCACCACGTGAATTGGAAAAAGATGTACGACAAATATGAAGAATGGATCCCTTATGTGGCCAGCCGCGCCGATCTGGATTATGTGATCGGTGAATTGGTCAGCGAACTCAATTGCGGGCATACTTATGTGTTCAGCGGCGACATGGCTCGTGTTAAACGGGTGCCGGTAGGTGTGCTGGGGTGTGAGCTGGTTCCGGCGGGAAAATTTTATAGAATAGCCGTGATTTTTCCGGGTGAAAATTGGGAGGAATCCATGCGTTCGCCGTTAACAGAACCCGGCGTGGACGTAAAAGAAGGTTCCTATCTGATTGGGATCGATGGTCATATTATCCACACGGATGAGAATCCCTACAAATATCTGGAGAATAAGGTGGGGGTGGAGGTTACGCTTTTGATCAATTCAGAACCCACCGAAAAGGGTGCCCGGAAAGTGGTTGTAAAACCGGTTGCTTCGGAACTCTCCCTGCGACACCTGAAATGGGTTCAACACAATCAGGCTCTTGTGGACAGCCTTTCCGGCGGACGGATCGGATACATTTATGTGCCGAACACCTCATTTGAAGGATTTAAAAGCTTTTACGAGGGCTGGTACGCCCAGTCGGTTGCAAAAGAGGCCCTGATTATCGACGAACGCTACAACGGCGGCGGTTCCATTCCGGCGCCCATGATTTTCGATATGGCTCGCCCGATTCTGAATTACTGGGCGCGCCGGAATCTTCCTCTTTACACAACGCCCCTGTTCGTCAATGAAGGACCGAAGATCATGCTGATTAACGGGCGCTCCTCATCAGGCGGCGATGCCTTTCCGGCCTATTTTCGTACGATGAAGCTGGGGCCGCTGATGGGACAGACCACCTGGGGAGGATTGGTGGGCTACAGCTGGAATCCCCGTTTTGTGGACGGCGGCCACATTGCTGTTCCGGCGTTTGCCTATGTGAACCGGGAAGGACAATGGGATGTGGAATATTTTGGGGTCAAACCGGATATCCCGGTGTTTGATGATCCCACGCTGATTCGATTGGGGCGTGAACCCATGATCGAAAAGGCTGTTCGGTATCTTCTGGATGAATTGAAAAAGCATCCGGTCAAACACATTCAAAAGCCTCCAAGCCCGGACCGGCGCTAA